A stretch of the Paucidesulfovibrio longus DSM 6739 genome encodes the following:
- a CDS encoding methyl-accepting chemotaxis protein, translating to MRLFFLLGLIVLFLGGVIFAFHNNANMIKDMGVKASDEAMLDGQKQKLQVSTHSLAVALGDLVKDVPGESARVELLRAAVDNIRFEDDDSGYFFIYRGTVNVALPPKKELQGKDLGDLKDPNGVQLVTELHKLAMAGGGFIEYIWPKPGAGDVPKLSYAEMIPGTDVWIGTGVYTDNVQAEKERIASIISDHANNSLTWVLSVVVVLLLFVLLPLFWMIVVSIVKPVSECAALAESIAAGDLDVSLKAEGRDEPAVLQRAFNSMAASLRGKAALAGRIAGRDLTGDVVLCSERDSLGKALQEMTRNLRQLLGEVREASIQIAAGSSEVSDSSQSLSQGATEQAASLEQITSSMTEMGSRTRTNAENASKASEIARQQQEQAGRGATDMSRMLEAMEGIKNAGQSIARIIKVIDEIAFQTNLLALNAAVEAARAGKHGKGFAVVAEEVRNLASRSAKAAEETSGLIEDTISRVEHGAELAQLTSESLERIVQGAGTVTELVQEIASASSEQAEGISQVGDALSQIDTVTQTNTANAEETASAAEQLSSQSAHLRHALEKFRLKEDGGAQPALESADDCIDFADEYGQDGGRDESEVGGRKRRAALGPGSHGLSRY from the coding sequence ATGCGATTATTTTTCCTGCTGGGGCTCATCGTCCTGTTTCTGGGCGGTGTTATTTTTGCGTTCCATAACAATGCGAACATGATAAAAGACATGGGCGTCAAGGCTTCCGACGAGGCCATGCTCGACGGCCAGAAGCAGAAGCTTCAGGTCTCGACGCATTCCCTGGCTGTGGCGCTGGGCGACCTCGTCAAGGACGTGCCGGGAGAATCCGCCCGGGTGGAGCTGTTGCGCGCAGCGGTGGACAACATCCGATTCGAGGATGACGATTCCGGCTATTTCTTCATCTACCGCGGAACCGTGAACGTGGCCCTGCCGCCCAAGAAGGAACTCCAGGGCAAGGATCTGGGCGACCTCAAGGATCCGAACGGCGTGCAGCTCGTGACCGAACTGCACAAGCTGGCCATGGCCGGCGGCGGCTTCATCGAATACATCTGGCCCAAGCCGGGCGCGGGCGACGTGCCCAAGCTTTCCTACGCCGAGATGATTCCGGGCACGGACGTCTGGATCGGGACGGGCGTCTATACGGACAACGTCCAGGCCGAGAAGGAACGCATCGCGTCGATCATTTCCGATCATGCCAACAATTCCCTGACGTGGGTTCTCAGCGTGGTCGTGGTGCTGCTCCTGTTCGTGCTCCTTCCGCTTTTCTGGATGATCGTCGTAAGCATCGTGAAGCCCGTATCCGAATGCGCCGCCCTGGCAGAGTCCATCGCCGCGGGCGACCTGGACGTGTCGCTCAAGGCCGAGGGACGCGACGAACCCGCCGTGCTCCAGCGCGCCTTCAACAGCATGGCCGCGTCGCTGCGCGGCAAGGCTGCCCTGGCCGGGCGCATCGCCGGGCGCGACCTGACCGGGGACGTGGTGCTCTGCTCCGAGCGCGACTCCCTGGGCAAGGCGTTGCAGGAGATGACGCGCAATCTGCGCCAGCTCCTTGGCGAGGTGCGCGAGGCCAGCATCCAGATCGCGGCGGGCTCCTCGGAAGTCTCGGATTCGAGCCAGTCCCTCTCCCAGGGGGCGACCGAGCAGGCCGCTTCTCTGGAGCAGATCACCAGTTCCATGACGGAAATGGGCTCGCGGACCCGGACCAACGCCGAAAACGCCTCCAAGGCCAGCGAGATCGCGCGGCAGCAGCAGGAACAGGCAGGCCGGGGCGCAACGGACATGTCCCGGATGCTGGAGGCCATGGAAGGAATCAAGAACGCCGGGCAGAGCATCGCCCGGATCATCAAGGTCATCGACGAGATCGCCTTTCAGACCAATCTGCTGGCCCTGAACGCCGCAGTGGAGGCCGCGCGTGCTGGCAAGCACGGCAAGGGCTTCGCCGTGGTTGCGGAAGAGGTCCGCAACCTGGCCTCGCGCAGCGCCAAGGCCGCCGAGGAAACGTCGGGCCTCATCGAGGACACCATCAGCCGCGTGGAGCACGGTGCGGAACTGGCGCAGCTGACTTCCGAATCTCTCGAACGCATCGTGCAGGGCGCGGGCACGGTCACGGAGCTGGTGCAGGAGATCGCTTCCGCGTCCAGCGAGCAGGCCGAGGGCATTTCCCAGGTGGGCGACGCCCTTTCCCAGATCGACACCGTGACCCAGACCAACACGGCCAACGCCGAGGAAACCGCCTCGGCCGCGGAGCAGCTCTCCAGCCAGAGCGCGCATCTGCGTCACGCCCTGGAAAAGTTCCGGCTCAAGGAAGACGGAGGTGCCCAGCCCGCGTTGGAATCCGCTGACGACTGCATCGACTTTGCGGACGAGTATGGGCAGGACGGCGGCAGGGACGAGTCCGAAGTGGGCGGGCGCAAGCGCCGGGCCGCCCTGGGGCCCGGCTCGCACGGCCTGTCCAGATATTAG
- a CDS encoding hybrid sensor histidine kinase/response regulator, protein MKESSRSSHTPCSTPCRLLVLAILAAFVLALPVPAQQALAKGNKKRVLFLNSYQNGYAWSDDILDGVRKQFAESGLTVDLQIEYMDTKRYAPEAVEDALHAYFKAKFVNDSFDAVIASDNTALSFLTKYRDELFPGAPVVFCGINYFNPKTVTDRKHFTGITENPDVAATLNLALKIRPGLKHIVVISDKSVTSQAITNQVREQAQQFEGRLKFDYWETQTLAETLANVEKLGPQSALFLTPFYKGAHGELYTVEEVLSILHAHSNVMIFSSWRFLLGYGIVGGKLLSGTEMGRAAARMAERILAGESPANIPVQHTLENPYAFDYNVLKRFDIPLDSLPEGSEIINEPDIFYRIEPKFFWTILGSILVLSVILVLLAFNILRRRRVEREIKAQLSFQEILMNTLPLLICWKDKRQRYLGANMSFARFFNLASPEDVLGERDEDIFKGGRLIRQLANWDRQVLQTGQPLLGQSLRVANDEGDSVWLDINKVPLPDEKGKVMGTLSTAEDVTRKVNLERQLLQSQKMEAIGTLAGGIAHDFNNILTSIINSTELAISDVEEESMTHKDLARVLKAADRGSRVVKQILAFSRPSQEGFLIADIAETINEAVELMKASLPRNIVVRTSIEANDTHIWADPTQIHQVVMNLCTNAFQALRPKGGVLELGLTRTYVEGDKAELLNIPSGHYLKLWVCDDGPGIPVEIVDKIFDPFFTTKGKAEGTGLGLAVVHGIAKAHRGGVRVSSVPWQRTCFEIYLPCTGSDGQLLIAGRRGAFRGDERLLFVEDDQDQLDTVPRLLEQLGYRVTAMRDPDEALETLRLNVGGFDVLITDYDMPGTNGLQLAEKAVEVNPNLPVILISGRKDALQQAADSPAIRRALLKPYNQVSLSEAIRHTLDERGEE, encoded by the coding sequence ATGAAAGAATCCTCGCGCTCTTCGCATACGCCCTGTTCAACGCCCTGCCGCCTGCTTGTCCTGGCGATCCTGGCTGCCTTCGTGTTGGCGCTGCCGGTTCCGGCTCAGCAGGCCCTGGCCAAGGGCAACAAGAAACGCGTTCTCTTCCTGAATTCCTATCAGAACGGATACGCGTGGTCCGACGACATCCTCGACGGAGTGCGCAAGCAGTTCGCGGAAAGCGGGCTGACCGTCGATCTCCAGATCGAATACATGGACACCAAGCGCTACGCGCCGGAAGCCGTGGAAGACGCCCTGCACGCCTACTTCAAGGCCAAGTTCGTCAACGACAGCTTCGACGCCGTCATCGCCTCGGACAACACGGCCCTGAGCTTTCTGACCAAGTATCGGGACGAGCTGTTTCCCGGCGCGCCGGTGGTCTTTTGCGGCATCAACTATTTCAATCCGAAGACGGTCACGGATCGCAAGCATTTCACCGGCATCACGGAAAACCCGGATGTCGCCGCGACCCTGAATCTGGCCCTGAAAATCCGTCCCGGACTCAAGCACATCGTGGTCATCAGCGACAAGTCCGTGACGTCCCAAGCCATTACCAACCAGGTTCGCGAGCAGGCACAGCAGTTCGAGGGCAGGCTCAAGTTCGACTACTGGGAGACGCAGACCCTGGCCGAAACCCTGGCCAACGTGGAGAAACTCGGACCGCAGTCCGCCCTCTTCCTGACCCCCTTCTACAAGGGCGCGCACGGCGAGCTGTACACGGTGGAGGAAGTGCTCTCCATTCTGCACGCCCACTCCAACGTCATGATCTTCAGCTCCTGGCGCTTCCTGCTGGGATACGGCATCGTGGGCGGCAAGCTGCTCTCGGGCACGGAGATGGGCCGGGCCGCGGCGCGCATGGCCGAACGCATCCTCGCCGGCGAAAGCCCGGCGAACATCCCGGTGCAGCATACGCTCGAAAACCCCTACGCCTTCGACTACAACGTACTCAAACGCTTCGACATCCCCCTGGACTCGCTCCCGGAGGGCAGCGAGATCATCAACGAGCCGGACATCTTCTACCGCATCGAGCCCAAGTTCTTCTGGACCATTCTCGGCTCGATCCTCGTGCTCTCGGTCATCCTGGTGCTGCTGGCCTTCAACATCCTGCGCCGCCGCCGGGTCGAGCGCGAAATCAAGGCCCAGCTCTCGTTCCAGGAAATCCTGATGAACACCCTGCCCCTCCTGATCTGCTGGAAGGACAAGCGGCAGCGGTATCTCGGCGCGAACATGTCCTTTGCCCGCTTCTTCAACCTCGCCAGCCCCGAGGACGTCCTGGGCGAGCGCGACGAGGACATCTTCAAAGGCGGCCGACTGATCCGGCAGCTCGCCAACTGGGACCGCCAGGTGCTTCAGACCGGGCAGCCGCTTCTGGGCCAGAGCCTGCGGGTTGCCAACGACGAGGGCGACAGCGTCTGGCTGGACATCAACAAGGTTCCCCTGCCCGACGAGAAGGGCAAGGTCATGGGCACCCTGAGCACGGCCGAGGACGTGACCCGCAAGGTCAACCTCGAACGGCAGCTGCTCCAGTCCCAGAAGATGGAGGCCATCGGCACGCTCGCAGGCGGCATTGCCCACGATTTCAACAACATTCTCACCAGCATCATCAACTCCACGGAACTGGCCATCAGCGACGTGGAGGAAGAGAGCATGACCCACAAGGATCTGGCCCGCGTGCTCAAGGCCGCCGACCGGGGCTCGCGCGTGGTCAAGCAGATTCTCGCCTTCAGCCGCCCCTCCCAGGAAGGATTCCTCATCGCGGACATCGCCGAGACCATCAACGAGGCGGTGGAGCTGATGAAGGCGTCCCTGCCGCGCAACATCGTGGTACGCACGAGCATCGAGGCCAACGACACCCACATCTGGGCCGATCCGACCCAGATCCATCAGGTTGTCATGAACCTCTGCACCAACGCCTTCCAGGCCCTGCGACCCAAGGGCGGCGTTCTGGAACTGGGGCTGACCCGCACCTACGTCGAGGGGGACAAGGCCGAACTGCTGAACATTCCGTCGGGGCATTACCTCAAGCTCTGGGTCTGCGACGACGGACCCGGCATTCCTGTGGAAATCGTGGACAAGATCTTCGATCCCTTCTTCACCACCAAAGGCAAAGCCGAAGGCACCGGCCTCGGACTGGCCGTCGTCCACGGCATTGCCAAGGCGCACCGGGGCGGGGTGCGCGTCAGCTCCGTGCCCTGGCAGCGCACCTGCTTCGAAATCTACCTGCCCTGCACGGGCAGCGACGGCCAGCTGCTGATCGCCGGGCGGCGCGGGGCCTTTCGCGGAGACGAGCGGCTGCTCTTCGTGGAGGACGACCAGGACCAGCTCGACACCGTGCCGCGCCTGCTGGAACAGCTCGGCTACCGCGTCACGGCCATGCGCGATCCGGACGAGGCTCTGGAAACACTGCGCCTGAACGTCGGCGGCTTCGACGTTCTGATCACGGACTACGACATGCCCGGCACCAACGGGCTGCAACTCGCGGAGAAAGCCGTGGAAGTCAACCCCAACCTGCCCGTCATACTCATTTCCGGACGCAAGGACGCCCTCCAGCAGGCTGCGGATTCCCCCGCCATCCGCCGGGCGCTGCTCAAGCCCTATAATCAGGTTTCCCTGTCCGAAGCCATCCGGCACACTCTTGACGAACGCGGGGAGGAATGA
- a CDS encoding sigma-54-dependent transcriptional regulator: MARILIIDDDHDVCGTIESLATRLGHDSESAHTLERGMGKLRAGGFDVVFLDIRLPDGNGLDRLPEVKSMPDSPEVIILTGKGDADGAELAIQGGVWDYLLKPSPVKEITLTLGRALKYRDEKRSRTNLVALNLENVVGRSQAMRACFDLVAQACQSDSNVLITGETGTGKELFARTIHENSARPDGEFVVVDCASLTENLVESTLFGHKKGAFTGADRDSIGLVKLADKGTLFLDEVGEMPLSLQKSFLRVLQERRFRPVGEAREVHSDFRLISATNRDLQTLVDEQRFRSDLFFRLKTVQIRLPPLRERREDIKPLAMHFVDQLCDRYDAPIKGFGSEFFSVLETYDWPGNVRELGNVLERAFIAAGAERTIYAMHLPQELRIKVAKVQIDERARRPETRAQAQAQAESRAASPFLSSPDLDGKLPALKDFKEMAEKHYLEALVSREDGDIKNILATSGLSRSHFYALLKKHDIKHQD; encoded by the coding sequence ATGGCCCGGATACTGATCATCGACGACGACCACGACGTCTGCGGCACCATCGAAAGCCTGGCCACCCGGCTGGGCCACGACAGCGAAAGCGCCCACACCCTGGAAAGGGGCATGGGCAAGCTGCGCGCGGGCGGCTTCGACGTGGTCTTCCTGGACATCCGCTTGCCCGACGGCAACGGGCTCGACCGCCTGCCGGAAGTCAAGTCCATGCCGGACAGCCCGGAAGTCATCATCCTCACGGGAAAAGGCGATGCGGACGGCGCGGAACTGGCCATCCAGGGAGGCGTCTGGGATTACCTGCTCAAGCCCTCCCCGGTGAAGGAAATCACCCTCACCCTGGGCCGCGCGCTCAAGTACCGGGACGAGAAGCGCAGCCGCACCAATCTCGTGGCCCTGAACCTGGAAAACGTGGTCGGCCGCAGCCAGGCCATGCGCGCCTGCTTCGACCTCGTGGCCCAGGCCTGCCAGTCCGATTCCAACGTGCTCATCACGGGCGAGACGGGAACGGGCAAGGAGCTTTTCGCGCGGACCATCCACGAAAACAGCGCCCGGCCCGACGGCGAATTCGTGGTCGTGGACTGCGCCTCGCTCACGGAAAACCTCGTGGAAAGCACGCTCTTCGGTCACAAGAAAGGGGCGTTCACCGGCGCGGACCGCGACAGCATCGGCCTCGTCAAGCTGGCGGACAAGGGCACGCTCTTCCTGGACGAGGTCGGCGAAATGCCGCTCTCGCTCCAGAAATCATTTTTGCGCGTGCTCCAGGAACGCCGCTTCCGTCCCGTGGGCGAGGCCCGCGAAGTGCACAGCGACTTCCGGCTCATTTCCGCCACCAACCGCGACCTGCAAACCCTCGTGGACGAGCAGCGCTTCCGCAGCGACCTCTTCTTCCGGCTCAAGACAGTGCAGATCCGCCTGCCCCCCCTGCGGGAACGGCGCGAGGACATCAAGCCCCTGGCCATGCACTTCGTGGATCAACTCTGCGATCGGTACGACGCGCCCATCAAGGGCTTCGGCTCGGAATTCTTCAGCGTGCTCGAAACTTACGATTGGCCCGGCAACGTCCGCGAACTGGGCAACGTCCTGGAGCGAGCCTTCATCGCGGCCGGAGCGGAGCGCACCATCTACGCCATGCACCTGCCCCAGGAACTGCGCATCAAGGTCGCCAAGGTCCAGATCGACGAACGCGCCCGCCGGCCGGAAACCCGGGCCCAGGCCCAGGCGCAGGCCGAATCCCGAGCCGCCTCGCCGTTTCTCTCCAGCCCGGACCTGGATGGAAAGCTGCCCGCGCTGAAGGATTTCAAAGAGATGGCCGAGAAGCACTATCTTGAGGCGCTGGTCTCGCGCGAAGACGGGGACATCAAGAACATCCTGGCCACTTCCGGGCTCTCGCGCTCGCATTTTTACGCGCTGCTGAAAAAGCACGACATCAAGCACCAGGATTGA